CctgattttaaatctttttacagtttttcatcTCAATCTGAGCTAAAGATCTGCTTTCTTTAACAGCTGAATGTTCCACTGTGTTCATGTCAGGTGGTTCATAAATGTTTAATAGAGCTGGAGAGTTGGGTAATTGTTCTCTTTGGGTCAGTCATCCTGTCTTTGAAcccattttaatgtgaaaatattaaTTATGGAGatgattattcatttatttgcaattttcaatttatatataaaactgtGCATTTTACATGGATGGGTTTGACCCAACACTGCCGCACTGACAACTAGTATGACATGTTAAAGAGTTGTGCATAAACATGCAGTCGCTGACTCTGTGCAGGTGTCTGAGCAGCACTGATAGAAACAATATTGATGTGACCTACAGCTTAAACTGCAGTCATCTCACATACTCACCCCCTTTATGACTTTGACTGAAGCAAACACAGGATGCGCTTAGGAGATATTGAAACGTCACACGCCTCCTGAGTGCTGTCGTGAACAGGACCAGGAGGGCATGTTTGACTGTTATGTACTAGCACTGCTGCAGGGAGGCCAATCAGAACGCGAAAATCATCCAGAAAGCGTAAAATCCTTGATGCTTTAGCCCCCGTGGAGTATAACCGTCCTAGTTTGGAAGGATTGTTGCCCACTTGTTCTGCAGGAATCCCTCCAGCGAGCAGGCTGCCTATTTAGGCTGATTGTTCCCTGTGCTGAACTAGAGTGGCGTGGTGCCTCATTAGATCCTAAATGAATGTCTCTGTGGAGATGGATCATGGGCAGTGACCTGCTGGGTCCACTCAGGCAGACTAACCTGAGGTGGTAGCCATACGTCAGAGCGCGCAGCTGTGTCCCTGTTATCAGCCTCAGGCTTCAGTCGCACCATAATATcactttaccttttttttttcttcttcttcttttaaagacttaaatacttcagttttttttaggcAGCTCTCAAAATTATTTGCTGTTTTACACTTTAAATAAAAGAGCACTTAATGAGATTAACAATAGTAAAAAGTACAGAGCTCCCCAGTTTGGACTCCTACCAAGGGCGTTTGAATCCCATCATCAAGCACCATCAGAAAGCCTCTTGAATGATGATTCTGTCAGTGAGAGGTTCAGTATACTAACATTCTACACAAAAGGGGACatcaggtttgtgtgtgtgtgtgtgtgtatgtgtgtgttagtttAAGGTTCTCCATTCATGTGCACTGAGcagacacaaatgcacagcCACCCACCCCTGCTGTCTGATGGCCCATTACTGCTCGACGCTGGGGACAAACCCAGACAATAGGCTTGGGTGGTATTGTTTTACCAAGCATACAGTATTTTTGTGCGTATTGtgttgttttctgttatttaaaatcactgtagcTTTAATTAAACAATTAGCTGTTGCCACCCTTACTAGTCAGCACCATTAATGCTAGTCTGTTAGCTGGAGCAATGTGAAACAACTTTCAGTATAAGAAGGTGTGCAAGAGAAGAAGGCGGCTAGTGCTGGCATTGCGTTAGTTACACTTTTTGCCTCCCTTACCACTTGATTAGTCTAATTTGTTTAGCCAGCAAATTAGATGCTATGAGCATCCCTAATTGTAGCATGTAAGTATGATAATAAGCACTCTTCTTCCATATATAAGGAGGGCCCAGCTTGGTCTGTGGTCCTTTACACAAACCCAAAACTCTCTCAAAGtgtggctttttctttttttgtttacgtACTCCTGTGACACTTATCTGTTTTTGCTCTATAAAACCTCTCCTCACCAGCTCACCTCTGTATCAGTTTCACTAGGAAGAGTAGGGTCTATATTTTTAATAGTATTGAAAATATATTGATACCACCCCAGCTTACCAAACTGTATCCCCACACTGTCCCAGCAAGcagaaacactgacacacacacaaacgcacacaacCTGACAAacgtttctttgtgtttgtttggcgTGGTGCAGCGACACCGGGGATGCTCCCTGTCTCGGGTCTGGCCTCTGTTTTTGAAGCTGGTTTATTTGTCTGTGTGGAACAAACGCTGGTCTCAGTTCTGTTGCTCTTTccttcacacagtcacacactctGTCCTGATGCATTGATTAAGCTGCGTCCCTTCCTGTAGCTGTCTCTGCTGGATAGCATCACCTACCTCAGCGATCAACCACACCTCACGTGAAAGATTCTgtttgtttgactgttggtgggATTGCTCAGAACATTAGGGATGGCTTGGCTTTAAAATTATACCAGAGGTCAGGCTTTTCATACTGTAATCTTGAATAATTATTATACAGTGTAGTGGTATCAAAAATCCTTCATATATCAATTCTGTTGGTCTTTCCAACTTCACCAAAATCTATTTTGATATATTTGATAAGTTTAGCTGTTTctactgtgtattttatttttatctgttaACTTGAATAATTTATTTGGTAAAGTGTTTATCTGTTATTTGTTATTACTTTTACCAAACTATCTCAGCTGTTTGTTCATTAAttttatccagcagtttctaatGAGGCAtcacttttagtcattttatatttatcgGTTTCTTGCCATCTTTGTCTCATGACCTTCAGAGAGAAAGCAGGTATAAGGCACGTCTgcattggctttattttttatttttttattcctgacCCAGAAACTACATCCATGTTTTGTACTGTCTATAGTATAGAAatagtcatatttttaattggcagaaaagttattttatctaattttatataaaattttatattttattttatcttttgcaTTCAACATTTTCACCCCTTTAATAATATTTATGCAATATGTGGATATGATAAATTGTAAATTCTTTCTCATTGAGTTACTAATGTGAAAGGCTGActctctttccctctgtctTTAGATATTACAGGGGAACGCATGGGGTCATAGTGGTGTACGACGTCACGAGTGCCGAGTCCTTTGTCAATGTAAAACGATGGTTACATGAAATCAACCAGAACTGTGACGACGTGTGCCGGATATTAGGTGAGCGTGCTCTAAAGAAAATCTAGTCATTGCTCTCACCTTGCCTTCTTTAGCATAAAAATAGACTCTACCCTTCACTCCAGTGCACACCTTTTGTATTTGCTCTATTATTTTTACACTACAccattttctatttttagtgGGAAACAAGAACGACGACCCCAACTCCAAGGTGGTCGAGACGACTGACGCGCAGAAGTTTGCAGAGCAGATGGGAATCAGCCTTTTTGAGACGAGTGCAAAAGAGAACATAAATGTTGAAGAGGTAACTCATTGTTTGTGTCATCTGTAGCCTCAGACTGAGGTGCTTGTCTGGAGCAGTATGCCAGGCATGCAGAGAAGCTCTGCGATAACTACTGATCGGTTTGCCATCCCAATGTGCTGAATGTGCTAATGCTTATTGCACAAACCGTCCCTGAACGGAGACATTTTTGCTCTGCAATTTGCTTTCAATACCAAAAATCTGCTAATTATTTACTCAGTTAATTCAACCGAGTGCTGTTATTTAAAACACTTCACAGTCACGCAGCACAAAGAAGAGTGGCCAGTCTTTATTTTTGAAAAGCTAAGAGTGGGTTTTATTGCTTATTACATTAATAAATTATTGGAAGACTATGCATGCACTGTTAATGTGCTTTCTTGTTGAGTGTTAGATTAGACGTCTGACACCGCTCTCATTGCTGTCCTATAAATTTGAAGCTAAATGCCTACAAGTTAGCTGAGCTCACGAGAGCTAGCCTGGCTGTGTACAAAGGTAAAGAAATCCATCCCAGTGCTCATAATCAACACAAAATAATGTGTATATGGGGAGTCATCTTTGCAGGTTTTCCATCATTGTGCCAGGCAACCAGTGGTGGATGGATTTTTGTCACCTTTGGACAGATCTGGGTTACCTGTTCTCGCAGGTTTCCACTCTGAATCCTGAGCTCAGTTATCTTGGCTGCAGCTTCGTGTTTAGAGCTAAGACTCAAATGAGTCTTTGAACTATTCCTTTAATACTATTCTGCGTCATAATGACTGAAAAGATCCGACTGGTCTAATCAGTTCAAGCTGATTTGGTttgtgcctctctctctctctctctcacagatGTTCAACTGCATCACGGAGCTAGTGCTAAAAGCCAAGAAGGAGGTACTagccaagcagcagcagcagcaacagaacGACGTGGTCAAACTCACCCGGAACAGTAAACGGAAGAAAAAGTGCTGCTAACAAACTCAAAGCCATCCACAGAAAGGCGGGCGGCGCCTTCACaagcgcatacacacacacacgcacacatacacacaatgggACTCAGAGCATCTAAATTAAAGAGCAGATAAAGATTTAATAAATATATGgtgaaagatttaaaaaaaaaaaaatgatggcaaAAATGTCCCCTTTGGACAAACTAATCatgaagacttaaaaaaaaaaattgtacagaTTTTATTAGACGTCAGATCAAGTTTTATTTGGAATTCAGCAGGTGGGCACTGTTGACCTGAGGTCCTCCTTTTTGTTCAAGGATCTGCAAGCTGACAACTGACCGCCACAACGCTCCGATTTATACCCACTTAAACCCCGTTTTCTTGCATCAATATTTCATCTCTCCTCCTCATTCCACTGCACACGGGACATTCAGAGTCGAGTCTGGCTCTGTGCCTGAGGAGAAGGAGGGCTCACCTTTCctggatttattttctttctagttttatggttattttggggtgggtggggggagggATGGTGTGGTTGAGAGGAACAGGTGTCTAAGCAAGAGTGGAAGTTTCTCACCTGAACATTTTTGTGTTACCATGGTTCACGCCAAGAGATCACGAACTGttagattttgttttatttgacttaATGGGGGAAAAATCacatggaggaggagaaggattaTTGGTAGGCAACCTTTAGCAACTAATCTGATGGACAGAAGTggtgatgtcttttttttttttttttttttttttctttctgtattttgcCAAGTTTCCCCCTGTATCCTTTCTAACTTCCAGTAGAGCTGAGCCATCcgtaatagattttttttcctttgagtgCAGCAGAGCAGTTGAACCACTCTCGGAGCTCCAGGATGCTATGCTCTGGCTGTACCTTTCACTGCAGTCTTACTATGCTTTCAGAGTTTGCTTTAAAACCTTttcccctatttttttttttttttaacaatgttaCT
This sequence is a window from Archocentrus centrarchus isolate MPI-CPG fArcCen1 chromosome 9, fArcCen1, whole genome shotgun sequence. Protein-coding genes within it:
- the rab35b gene encoding ras-related protein Rab-35b isoform X1, which encodes MARDYDYLFKLLIIGDSGVGKSSLLLRFADNTFSGSYITTIGVDFKIRTVEINGEKVKLQIWDTAGQERFRTITSTYYRGTHGVIVVYDVTSAESFVNVKRWLHEINQNCDDVCRILVGNKNDDPNSKVVETTDAQKFAEQMGISLFETSAKENINVEEMFNCITELVLKAKKEVLAKQQQQQQNDVVKLTRNSKRKKKCC
- the rab35b gene encoding ras-related protein Rab-35b isoform X2; translation: MARDYDYLFKLLIIGDSGVGKSSLLLRFADNTFSGSYITTIGVDFKIRTVEINGEKVKLQIWDTAGQERFRTITSTYYRGTHGVIVVYDVTSAESFVNVKRWLHEINQNCDDVCRILDVQLHHGASAKSQEGGTSQAAAAATERRGQTHPEQ